Within Dehalococcoidia bacterium, the genomic segment GCGCTGGTAACCGGAGGTTCCAGCGGCATTGGGAAAGCCATCACCGAACAACTTGCTGCCAACGGATTCTATGTATTCGCTGCTGCTCGGAGGCTGGACCGGCTGGAATTGCTTCGATCCGAAACCATCGAACCGCTTTGCCTCGATGTCACCGATCCCGCCGCCACGCAGACTGCAATCAAGCACATTCAGTCAACCAAGGGGCGTCTCGATGTTCTGGTGAATAACGCCGGGTACGGTCTCTATGGGACGCTCGAAGGTCTCACCTTGGACCAGGCACACCATCAATTCGATGTCAACGTGTTTGGGTTGGCCCAGGTGACCAAGGCGGTTCTACCTCTCATGCGCCAGCAGCAGGCAGGAACTATCGTGAACATCGCGTCTGTTGTCGGCAGAGTGGCCTTGCCGGTGGCCGGATGGTATTGCGCCTCAAAGCACGCCGTTGAAGCGCTCTCCGATGCCATGCGCGGTGAATTGAAGCCGTTTGGCATCAAGGTCATCGTGATCGAGCCCGGCGCCATCAAGACTGAATTCGACGATGTTGCCCTTGGCACGCTCGATAGCAGCGCTGATCTTGAAGCCTACCAACCGATGGTGAACGGCTTTCGCAAAGTGATACAGACCACATATGGCAAGGCTCCGGGACCGGAGGTAATTGCCAGGACCGTTCTCAAAGCCGTGACTTCGAAGAATCCTCGACCCCGGTATGCCATTCCTTTTGACGCCAAATCGTCGATCCTGTTCAAGAAGATATTCGGCGACCGCATTATGGATCGGATGATCCGGCAGCAGCTCAAGAAATAGCGCCTGTGTCCCCCAAGAGTGGGGGCAAGGGGGTTGATCATGACTCAATCAGAGCATCCTTGCCAGATTCTTTGCGTTCGAGTATGCCCCGCAGGGAGAATTGTTGACGGGGGTGGAGGTCTGGTGTAGTCTAGATGTGCGCTGGCGAGGGCATGATGAACATTCAGCTTTATGATACCACCCTGCGGGACGGCGCCCAGAGAGAGGGCGCGTCCTTCTCGGTTGAAGACAAGGTGAAAATCGCTCGGAAGATCGATGAACTTGGCGTTCACTTTATCGAAGGCGGGTGGCCGGGAGCCAATCCCAAGGACACGCAGTTCTTCGAGCGCATGAGAGCTATCTCGCTCGCCAATTCCACTCTGGTCGCTTTCGGAAGCACCCGCCGTGCTCATAGCCGGGCAGAAGAAGATCCCAATCTCCAGGATTTGCTGAACACCGGAACAAAGGTAATTACCCTAGTAGGCAAGGGGTCTCTGGAGCATGTCAACAAGATTCTGAGGACCAGCCCGGAAGAGAACCTGGCGATGATCACCGACTCCATCCGCTATCTAAAGTCCAAAGGAAAGACGGTTTTCTGGGATGCCGAGCATTTCTTCGATGGCTACAAGGGTGATGCTCCGTATTGCCTGCGGACTATTGAGGTTGCCGCTGCAGCGGGTGCCGATGCTGTTGTTCTCTGCGATACCAACGGGGGAACGTTGCCCACTGAAGTGTTCACTATTGTGGAAGAGGCCCGGAAATATGGCGTTCCCATGGGTATTCATGCGCACAACGATGCGGAGCTGGCAGTGGCCAATACCCTGGCCGCAGTGCAGGCCGGTGCCACACACGTGCAAGGCACAATCAATGGCTATGGAGAGAGGTGCGGCAATGCCAATCTCTGTTCTATTATTCCCTCGCTCATGTTCAAAATGGGAATGGAATGCATCGGTCCCGAACACCTTGCCAGGCTCACCGAAGCATCCCGTTACGTCAGCGAGGTGGCCAACCTGCCTCATGATCCCCAGTTCCCTTATGTGGGGAAAAACGCCTTCGGGCACAAGGGCGGGATGCATATTGCGGCCATGGCCAAGGCAGAGGAAAGCTATCAGCATATCGACCCGATTCTGGTGGGGAACCGAAGCCATATCCTTGTCTCAGAGCTTTCCGGCGTGAGCACTATCATCTACAAAGCAAAGGAGAAAGGGCTCGATTTCCTGGCGCAGAAGGCGCAGGCCAAGGAGATATTGAAGCGGATCAAGGACCTGGAAGCCCAGGGGTTCAAATACGATAATGCCGAAGCCTCCTTTGAGGTGTTACTGCGCCGTGCTCAGCCGGGATATCAGCCGCCATTTGAACTGGTGGACTTCATGGTGGTCGTGGAGAAGAATCGCCGCCGTTCCGCCTCCGAGAGTGATTCAACCCTCTCTGAAGCGATGGTCAAGGTGAAAGTCGGCGGCGAAATTTTCCACACAGCGGCGGAGGGAAACGGTCCGGTCAACGCTCTGGATGCTGCTTTACGGAAAGCATTGCTACAGTTCTATCCCGAACTCAGGATCGTGAAGCTGATCGACTATAAAGTCCGTATTCTGGAAGAAAGCGAGGGCACCGAATCGGGAGTGCGAGTGCTCATCGAGTCAAGCGATGGTGAACAGGAATGGCACACTGTGGGCAGCTCCACCAACATTATCGAAGCCAGCTGGATCGCCCTGGCCGACAGTATGGAGTACTGGCTGCAGCGAAAGAGGGGCTAAAGGCCGTTTATCAGTTATCAGTAGGGGCGACAATTCTGTCCGTCCTTCGGGAAGAGGGTGAAGGGACACTTCCCTTCCGGGGGTTTGGGGGTGTCCCCCAAATCCCTTAACCTTCCCCCAAGAGTGGAGGCAAGGGGGTTGAACAGAATTCGATCAGGATTCTGTTAAAGAACCTCAGATTAAGTGGTGCAGGATACTTCCTGCCGGGGTTTTAGAGCCTGCCGTGGGAGTGTTCCAAGTCTGGTTGTCAGGGTCTAAGAGAGTGCAGATACGCCTCTTTGCCGGGGTTTTAGGGGTGTCCCCTAAACTTCTTTTCTTCCCCCAAGAGTGGGGGTCAGGGGGTTGATCAAAGATTTCCCACTGGAACAAGGAGACGATAACGAATTTACTATGCCGACACTTTATGTGGTAGCCACCCCAATTGGCAATCTGAAGGACGTGACCATGAGGGCCATCGAGGTCTTGCGCGAGGTTGGCCTGATTGCGGCCGAGGATACTCGCAGGACCAAACAGCTCCTTTCTGCTTATGAGATCAAAACTCCCCTGACCAGCTACCATGAGCACAACAAGAAATATAAACTCCCCCATCTGATGCGATCCCTTGAGGAAAAAGACATTGCCCTGGTTTCGGAGGCCGGCATGCCTGGAATTAACGATCCGGGATACGAGCTTATTCGAGCGGCGATCGACCAGGATATCAGCGTGGTTCCTGTTCCGGGACCATCGGCCATCGTCACTGCCCTTGCTGTATCGGGGATCACTGCCGAGCAGTTCACCCACCTGGGATTCCTGCCGCGGAAAAAGGGTGCCAGGCGCAGGCTCTTTGAATCCTTCATCGACGAGCCGCGGGCTATTGTTGCTTTCGAATCACCCTATCGCCTGTTGGCCACACTCAGAGACCTGGGCGAGGTATTCGGGGAAGACCGGAAGATCGCCGTTTGCCGGGAGATGACCAAAGTATATGAGGAAATCTTCCGCGGCACGGTGAGCCAGGCCCTGGAGCACTTTTCCGAACCCAGAGGAGAGTTCACCCTGGTCATCGAGGGGAAGGCTAGAAAGAAATCAGAGAACTCTGGCCTCTGAACTGTCTAATCGGTCCTGTCTTTGCGAGTTCCCAATTTCGCGGGAGGGATACACCCGACAAGAAACTCCGCACGACAAGGCAATCACACCCCATTCGTCTTTCCGGCGAAAGCCGGAATCCAGTCTCCAGCCTCTACCCCTGGTCCCCGGTCTTCACCGGGGAGACGGATTAACGCTTCTCCCCTTGTAATCAGGGGGTTTCTGAACAGAAGCCGAAAGGCGACGAAGCAATCTCAGAACAACTGAAGAAAGGGATTGCCGCGCTGAAGCTCGCAATGACACTTTAATCCTGTTCAGGCGATACGATATTCCCCGGACGGGTAAAACCCATAGAACGATGCCCCTTGCTTTTTTGGGAGTCCTTTCCCGCCCTGCCTCTGCCTACCCATCTTCTTTGACACCCATAGACGAAACTGCTAATCTTAATACGCATTTCCATATCTAGGAGGACTTGAAGTGTCCAAAGCAACCCCGGGAAAAGTGACCATGGAAAAACTCGTCTCGCTGTGCAAGCGGCGGGGCTTTATCTTTCAATCCAGCGAGATTTACGGCGGTCTGGCTTCCTGCTGGGATTACGGCCCCTTGGGTGTGGAGCTCAAGAACAACGTCAAGGCTGCCTGGTGGCAATCGGTCGTCAGGGAGCGCGATGATGTGGTCGGCCTGGATGCGGCCATCCTGATGCATCCCAAAGTCTGGGTGGCCAGCGGACACGTAGCCACCTTCGCCGACCCGCTGGTGGACTGTAAGGGCTGCAAGCAACGCTGGCGCGCCGACCATCTCAAAGGGGATAAGTGCCCGGAGTGCGGCGGCGAACTCACCGAAGCCCGCATGTTCAACTTGATGTTCAAGACGTGCATGGGTCCGGTGGAAGACGCATCGGCCCAGGTTTACCTGCGCCCGGAGACTGCTCAGGGCATCTTCGTCAACTTCCAGAATGTGATGACTTCCATGCGCAAGAAGCTTCCCCTGGGTATTGCCCAGGTCGGCAAGTCCTTCCGCAATGAGATCACTCCGGGGAATTTTACCTTCCGCACGCGCGAGTTCGAACAGATGGAGATCGAATACTTTGTCAAGCCGGGGACCGATCAAGAGCGGTTCGAGCACTGGGTAAATGAGCGTTTCAACTGGTATATCAATCTGGGAATCAAGCCGGAAAACCTCCGCCTTCGCCCTCACGATAAACAAGAACTGGCTCATTACGCCAAGGGCTGCACCGATGTCGAATACCTGTTCCCCATCGGCTGGTCGGAGCTGGAGGGAATCGCCAACCGCGGTGACTTCGATCTCACTCAGCATGCCAAGTTCAGCGGACAGAACCTGGAGTATTTCGATGAGCAGACCAAGGAACATTATATTCCGTATGTGATCGAACCTTCAGCGGGGGCAGACCGGGGCACGCTTGCTTTCCTGGCCGATGCCTACGCTGAGGAATTGGACGAAAAAGAAGATCTGCGAGTGGTGCTGCACTTCCATCCCAAACTGGCCCCGATCAAGGCGGCCATCCTGCCGCTGAGTCGCAATGAGAAGCTGGTACCTATGGCGCATGATCAAATTTTTGCCGATCTTCGCAAGGACTTCATGGTCCAGTACGATGATTCCCAGAGCATCGGCAAACGCTACCGGCGTCAGGACGAGATCGGCACGCCCTTCTGCATCACGGTAGACTTCCAGACGCTGGAGGATAACCAGGTCACCATCCGGGATCGGGACTCGCAGAAACAGATCCGCATTCCGGTTGCCGAACTCAAGAAATGCCTGAGGGCTAAGCTGGACGGAGAGGCCTTTGAAGTTCTGCCTCCCGGCGGGAAACTGCTGGGTTCCGCCGGGTAGGGGGGTATTGCTATACGCTCTCAGGGCATATGCGATATGCCCCTACGGATAAGGAAAAACATGCCAAAAATCAATACCACAGAATTAACGGAAAAAGACCTCAAGGCGACTCTTGTTGACTGGGGAGAGCCCGAATATCGTGCTAAGCAGATCCTCGACTGGGTTTACCGCAAGGCGATCACCGAATTCGCTGCCATGAGCAATCTTCCGCCCAAGCTGCGGGAGCGCCTGGATGCCGAGTTTACCTATCAATCGCTGGCGCCCGTAACGGAATCGAGATCGCGGGACGCCAACACCACCAAGTTGCTCTTTAAGCTGCAAGACGGGAAGACGATCGAATCTGTCCTGATGCGCTATGAGAAGAGGCGAACCGTCTGCGTTTCCTCTCAAGTCGGTTGCGCTTTCGGATGTCCCCTGTGCGTCACCGGAACCGGCGGGTTCGAGCGGAATCTGACTCCTGCAGAGATCATCGACCAAGTTCTTTTCTTCTCGCGCCAGCTCAGAGCAGAGGACAAATCGGTGACCAATGTGGTTTTCATGGGCATGGGAGAACCGCTGGTGAATTTTGGAGCCGTCTGGAGGGCCATCGAGAGCTTTATCTCTCCGGATCTTCTGGGGATTGGCGCCCGACACATTACCATCTCCACTGCCGGGATTCCGCCCGGCATCAAGAAGCTGAGCCAGAAGAGATTACAGGTGGGATTGGCGGTTTCTCTGCATGCGCCTGATAATGCCCTTCGCGATAAGCTGGTTCCGCCCAACCGGATGTACCCGCTGGAGATTCTCATCCCGACGTGCCAGAGCTATGTGGAAGCTACTAATCGCCGTATCACCTTTGAATATGCCCTCATTGCCGATATCAATGACTCGCCGCAGCAAGCCATTCAACTGGGCAATCTCCTGCGGGGAATCAACTGCTATGTGAATTTGATACCTGTCAACCAATCTGCCAATCCGCAATTTAAACCGCCCCACCGGGCCAGGGTCCAGGCCTTCAGCGAGACACTGACCCGCCATCACGTGGCCAATACCGTTCGCCTTGCCAGGGGCACTGATATCGAGGCTGGTTGCGGCCAACTGCGAGCGCGGATGGAAGATATTTCCTCAGAGTGAGTTGGAGCACCAACTTGTCATACTATAAAAATAGCCTTTTAACCGATCCCCCTGAGCATGTCGAAGGGTCGTTCATGATTCGATAGGACCGCCACGAACGGTACTTCATCCTTTGTGATGCTGGTTATCCAACGTCTGCGACATCTAGGAAATTTAACATGTCTGAAAACACTGTCCCTCTCCTGAAATTTCTTTGCGAATCGGGCGTCGGCTCCCGGCGAAAGATGGCCGATGCCATCAAGCAAGGCCTCGTGCAGGTCAATAGAGTCACTGCAGAGGATTTTAGACAACCGCTGGACCCGTCAAAGGATGTGGTCACTCTCGATGGACAGCGAGTGAATTCCGCTAAACCCCAGTCGATATATCTGATGATGAACAAGCCCCCGGGAATTATCACCACCGCCAGCGACGAAATGGATCGTCAGACGGTGCTGGAACTGTTGCCTGCCAAATACCGTTCCTTGCGACTTTACCCCGTCGGTCGGCTGGACAAGGACAGCAGCGGACTTTTGCTGCTGACTAACGATGGTGACTTGACCTATCAGCTCACTCATCCCAAGTTCGAGCACGAGAAGGAGTACTGGATCGCCCTGAACGGAACGCTCGAGCCCCCAGAAATACAGAAGCTGGAGCAGGGCATCGAACTGGACGACGGCATGACTTATCCGGCGCGGATCAGACAAATTCAGAACTCCTCGCTGTTCAACTATAGTATTACCATCCATGAGGGGCGCAAACGGCAGGTCCGCCGCATGTTCGAATCGCTGGGATACCGAGTTCAGACCCTCAAGCGCATGCGAATCGGCGCCCTCTGGCTGGGCGACCTTAAAGAGGGCCAGGTGCGAGAGCTCTCCAAAGCTGAGATAAGGGCCCTTCGCAAACCGCCGCTGCATGGCAAGAAAAAGGGGTAATATCCGTTCACAGGTCAACGCCAAGATTGGTGAAATACCCATTGCTCACTATTGGCAGCAAGAGTATAATCAAGCAAAAGCAAACAACGACGTGGAGCGTTCTTTGTTTTGGCCAGAGGGCCAGTCAGCGTTCTCACCACAAAGAAAGTGTTGCCATGAAAAAACCGGGCGTCGGCAAAATCAGAGGGTTACAGCAAATCGCCACTTCGGAAGGCATCTTCGCGATGTGTGCCATGGACCATCGCGGGTCTCTCCAGGAGATGATCGATAAAAAGAACCCCAAGGCGGTGGGCTTTCAGCAAATGATCGAGTACAAGCAGGAGCTGTGTGCTGCGCTTGCTCCTCACTCCAGCGCTGTGCTGCTGGACCCTAATTTCGGAGCAGCACAATGTATCGCCAATGGCGATCTGCCCGGCAACACTGGCTTACTGGTGAGCATGGAAGCCACGGGATATGGTGGTGGGGCAGAAGGGCGCGTGACCGAGCTTCTCCAGAATTGGAATGCCGCCAAGATCAGGCGGATGGGTGGTTCTGCGGGGAAGCTGCTGCTCTATTACAGGCCCGATCTGAAGGAACTGGCGGAAAAACAACTGGAAGTGGTCAAAAAGGCGGCCGACGATTGCTCCGGGTCGGACCTTCCTTTTCTGGTAGAACCCAAAACCTATCCCATCGGCGATGAGAAAAAGAAACCGGAAACTCTGGCAGCCAAACTGCCGAAGCTGGTCATCGATACCGCCCGGCAGATTACTCAGCTGGATGTCGATGTTCTCAAAGCGGAGTTCCCAGCCGACGTGAAATTCGAAAAGGATGAAGGGAAGCTGCTGGACTTTTGCCAGCAGCTGAATGAAGCCTCGCGCGCGCCCTGGGTGATCCTGAGCGCCGGCGTGGATTATGAAACCTTTACTTGGCAGGTCAAGATCGCTTGCAGTGCCGGAGCATCCGGTTTTCTGGGCGGCCGAGCCGTCTGGCAGGAAGCAATGGAGATCAAGGACAAGAAAGAGCGTATGCGCTATCTTTCAACCACTGGCGCGGATAGAATGAAACGCCTGGCTGAAATAGCCGCCCAATATGGCTCCCCCTGGTACAAAAAGCTTGGAGCAGCCAGTGGGAAGATCGCCGATATCCCGGCTGATTGGTATGAGTCATATTAGCTTCCTGCATAGGCCTGCTTTCGACCCAAACCTAGAAGTGTCCCAAATTCAGAGATCAGCAGTCAAGTGCCGGTAGGAGCGATCTTTGGCTCGCCCTAACACCCAAGGTAAACAGAAAGACATGGATTTCGTATCGAGTATGGAATGACATTTAAGGGCGTGCAGAGGGCTTTCCCTTTGCCGGGGGTTTGGGGGTGTCCCCCAGATTCAACAATCCCCCCAACGAGTGGGGGTTAGGGGGCTGAGTTAGATTGTGTCAATACTCTGATTCGGCTTTCAGAGGCAAGTAAAGACGACCCTTAACTGATTACTAGAAAAGGCAGATGCAATAAAGCTAATGTTATCGATAACCGGCTATGGGGGTGTGGGAGAGATCGGGGGAAACAAGGTCCTTCTTGAAGATCAGGACACCCGCCTCTTTTTCGATTTCGGATTCCCTTTCAAGAAGCGCGCCCGGTATTTTGATGAAAACCTCAACCCACGTCCCGGCGCCGGCCTCCTTGATCTGCTGGAAATGGGACTTCTTCCACCTCTCAAAGGTATCTATCGAGAGGACTTGGCCAAGGAAAACCTCTGGCAGAAATTCATCCCTTCGCCGCAATTCCGGAAGCTGAACGTCGATGGCGTCTTGCTCACCCACGCCCATGCAGATCACAGCGGATACATTTCGTTTCTGAAGGATGATATTCCCATCTACACCACCATCATGACGGCTTTCATCTCCAAAGCCATGCAGGATAGCACCCCTCCGAATTTTGAAAGGGAGGTCTGCTATTCCATGCCCAAGGGAACCAAGAAGGGATATCTGCGTTCCCAGGGAACCTACAAACCACGCCCATTTGTCTTCATGAACTGTCCTGCCCTCAGTGAAGAAGCTCAAGACTTCTGGTATTCATCGCCCACACGTAAAACTCCACTCGGCACTCAACCCTATCGATGTATGCCGGAAAAGATCGGGAAACTCAAACTGCAAGCCTTTCCAGTAGATCACTCCATTCCCGGAGCTGCCGCTTTTGCCGTGGAGACGTCTGCGGGCTGGGTCGGATATACGGGCGACCTCCGATTTCATGGAAGGGCTTGCCGCCAGACAGAGCAGTTCGTCGAAGAAATGCATCGACTCGCCCCCCATGTCCTCCTGTGCGAAGGCACACGCTTGAAGGAGGAGCGCGGGGCCACGGAAGAAGAGGTTTTCGAGAACTGCCTGAAGGTTGTCAACCAGGCGAAGGGATTGGTGATCGCCGATTTTGGAGCCCGTAATGTGGAGCGATTGATTACCTTCTATAATATCGCCAAGCAGACGCAACGGAAGCTGGTCATCATGGGAAAAGATGCCTATCTGCTCGATGCCATGCATCTGGCCTCGGAGAGAGTCCCTTCGATTGGCTATTCCACCGATGTCTTGATCTATAAGGACTTCAAATCGAGGGTCTCTTCATGGGAAGGCGCAATCCATCGGCGCTACGAGGATAAGATCATCACACCGCCTTATGTTCGCGAGAACGCAGGCGATCTCATCCTTTGTTTCAGCTTCTGGGACTCTCTCGACCTCATCGATATCGCGCCGCCGCCGGGAGGAACTTATATTTATTCGGCCAGTGAGGTATTCGATGAGGAAGGCGCCATGGATATGCGACGTCTGGCCAATTGGATCGATCACTTCGGGATGAAGGCAATTGGCTTGCCCAGAGAGGAGTTGAACTGGGCCATCCCTGAAAATGAGAGGGGATACCATTCCTCGGGACACGCCTGCGGAACCGACCTCCTCGATCTCATTCGCCGCATCAATCCGCGGATACTGGTCCCCATTCACACCGAGGACCCGGATTATTTCATCCGAAACCTCAAGGATACCGGCATCGAGATTCGGGTGCCGGTTGAGGGTCAGCCGTTGAACTTTCCCTGACAGCGGTAACAGCGATCAGTAGTAGTGCGTGCAGGGGCGATCCTTATGCTCGCCCGTTGGGAAAAATTACCCTCACCCCGGATCAAGTCTGGGGCCCGATCTAATCTCTCCATCAAGAGAGAGGGATTTTAAAGAGTGCAGAGATACTTCTCTGCCGGGGTTTGGGGGTGTCCCCCATATCCTCCTCCTTCCCCCAAGATTGGGGGCTAGGGGGTTGATAAAATAAGAAACCTTTCTGGAAGACGCCGAATCAAGAAGGTCATAAACAATTGGTAAAAAAGGAGCACTCGTGAGTTCAGATATCGATGAAATCACTATCAGCTATGAAGAAGAAGGGCAGCTGGTGGTCAAGGAACTGGGTAAGGAAATCCTATCCAAAGGCGCCTGGGCGACTATCATCTTCCGGTACCGACAATGGGAGCGCGCCAAGAATGGCTATGGCCCGGACCGCTTTTCCATCCGCCGCTATCGCAAGATGAACGATGAATACCGGCAGCAGGCCAAATTCAATATCTCCAGCCGGGACCAGGCATCGAAAATTGTCGGCGCTCTGCAAAAGTGGCTTCAGGAACCGGCTGAAGCAGACGAATCCGGGGAATCGGACGAGTAAGTTCTCCCTCTGAACTTCTGCCCTTGAAGGAGACCGGGCATGACTCGCCGCATCCTGCATATCGACCTCGATGCCTTCTTCGTCTCGGTGGAGCAGGTGCTCAACCCTGAACTGCGAGGCAAGCCGGTGGTGGTCGGCGGTCATCCCGATAGCCGAGGCGTGGTGGCGTGTGCCTCCTATGAGGCGCGCGCCTTTGGCCTGCATGCCGCCATGCCGATTGCCACTGCCAGAAGACTTTGCCCCCAGGCCATTTTCCTCTCCGGGAACTTTGCGACATATCGCAAATACTCCACTAAGTTCTTTGAAATCCTGGCCGATTTCAGTCCGGATATCGAGCCTGGAGGTCTCGATGAGGCCTATATCGACATGACTGGCTTCGAACCCCTCTATGGTCCAACCCGTGAGACGGCACTCAAGATCAAGGGCCGCCTCAGGAATGAGCTGGGGCTGGTGGCTTCCATCGGCATCGCCTCCGGCAAGGTGATTGCCAAAGTCGCCTCCGATTTCTCCAAACCGGATGGGCTGATCGAGATCGCTCCCGGCGAACAGAGGGCCTTTCTGGCTCCCTTACCGGTGAAACGCTTACCTGGAGTGGGGCCAAAAATGCAGCAGGTTTTGAAAAGGATCGGGGTTATCACCATTGGGCAGTTGGCCGAGTTACCCGTTTCCTTGCTGAAGAAGACCTGCGGCGTCTACGGGGAATCGCTGCATCTCCATGCCAACGGCATCGATGAGAGCGACGTGATGGCTCCCGGACCGGCCAAGTCCATCAGTCGTGAGGTGACGCTTCAGAAGGATACTCTTGATGATCGCCTGCTGAAGGCGACCTTGCGTTATCTCACCGAACGAGTGGGGGCAGATCTTCGAAGTCAGGGCAAACAGTCAAAGTGTGTCACCCTGAAGCTGAGGTACGCCGATTTCGACACCATCACCCGCAGCCAGACAATGAAGGTCGCCAGCGGAGTGGATCAAGTCATCTTTGAAGTCGGCGTTGGCTTGCTGGAGAAAACGCTGGCCCAGCGCAGATACCCGGTGCGGCTGATCGGCATCAGAGTGTCCAGCCTAGCCACTGAAGCCAGTCAGCTCAACATGCTGGACAACTCGGCCGAGCGCTTAGTCTATCTCAATAAGGCCATCGACCGCATTCGCCAGAAGTACGGCTTTGGAGCCATTGAGACAGGCCGCACGCTCCCCCTGAGAGAAGACTTCCCCTCGAAAACTTATGTTGTGGAGTAGAGTTTCCGGGTAGCCGGGCCGACGTCGGCCCGGCTACCCTTTGCATGCCATTTTTGTTGAACTTGTCCTCTACCCGATCGGAGAGCGGGAATCCATGATCTAGGTATAGGGAATGAACCTTTCCCATCCGAACAGCGTATAGTTTTTAGAAATGGCAGATTTGGTCGAGAGATGGCAATCCGGTGATGAAGAGGCTTTTGAGGCCTTTTTTCACCAGTATAAGAACTTGGTATTCAAAACGGCTCTCCTGATGGGTAGTGATGGGCAGGAAGCTGAGGATGTTCTCCAAGAGGTCTTTATCAATGCCTGGAATTCGCGGCGCTCGTTCGATCCCAAGAAAGGGAAGCTCACCACGTGGCTATACCGAATTACGGTGAATCAGTCCATCAGTAAACATCGCAAGAAAAGTACAGTCTCCACATCACTCGATATGATCCAAGGTGAGGGCTTCAATCCGGTAAGTTCGTCAGAGGAAGATTCCCCGGACAATCTGGAAAACCTGAGATTGATGAGAGCCGTCGATTCAATGAACGACAAACACCGGCCGGTGCTCGTTCTGAGATATTTTAACGATCTATCCTACAGTGAAATTGCCCAAACTCTGAATATCCCTTTGGGAACAGTCAAGTCTCGACTCAATGAAGCCATGAAAAACCTGCGCAGGAAACTAGGTGAGGTTGAAAAGTCATGAAATGCCAAGAGGTGAACAAACGGCTGCTGGCCTATCTCGATGGCGAGCTGACATCTGGAGAGCGGCAAGAGATTAAGTCGCATTTGGATACGTGCCTTCAGTGTCGGCAGGAACTGGAGTCTGCGAGTGCCACCGTGAATCAACTCCAGCAAGCCTTTGAAGTGGCCACAATGGAGGCTGTCCCCTCACCGCAGGTGTGGGCGAGGATTAAGCAGAAACTATCGACGGAGGAAAAGCTAAACCCTGTTATTCCTGATCGAAGGAAATCAAGAAAAAGAGGAACTATCATAATGATCAAAAATTTCATATGGAGACAACCCAAGTGGAGAATCGCCATCACCGGTGCGATGGTGTTGACACTGATCGTCGCGCTGGCTCTGATCTTACCATCCTCGCCTGGAAAACCAGGAACAGCATTGGCCGCGGAGATCGCTTTGAATAGCCCGGAGGTCAAAGCCGCTCTCGGCGGTGGAGAGGTAAAAGCAATCCAAGCAACAATATCCGAGGGAGAGGGCTTGGTTGTCTGTGTTGCAGATATGCAGCCTCCGATTATTGTGAAGGTGGACTTGAAGTCTCGGAAGGTAACAGAAATCACCGATGCTCCTTTGCCTGAACTTACTGAGGCGGAAACGAAAGCAGCTATCGATATCGCCAAGTCCGATCCCACGGCACAGATAATGCTGGACAAAATGGGGGAAACACTGGGTCAGACAGTCTCTATTACAAGCGCGAAGGCTTTCCCGTGCTTTGTTTCCGGCACTGTGGAGACGAAGGGAGGGGAGATCAAGCTCCTCCCCAAGCCCAGGATGGCCATCGTTGAATTTGAGCTCAGTAAAAATCTGGGTTTAAATCTGATTCGGGTTACGGTTGACCTT encodes:
- a CDS encoding tagatose 1,6-diphosphate aldolase, producing MKKPGVGKIRGLQQIATSEGIFAMCAMDHRGSLQEMIDKKNPKAVGFQQMIEYKQELCAALAPHSSAVLLDPNFGAAQCIANGDLPGNTGLLVSMEATGYGGGAEGRVTELLQNWNAAKIRRMGGSAGKLLLYYRPDLKELAEKQLEVVKKAADDCSGSDLPFLVEPKTYPIGDEKKKPETLAAKLPKLVIDTARQITQLDVDVLKAEFPADVKFEKDEGKLLDFCQQLNEASRAPWVILSAGVDYETFTWQVKIACSAGASGFLGGRAVWQEAMEIKDKKERMRYLSTTGADRMKRLAEIAAQYGSPWYKKLGAASGKIADIPADWYESY
- a CDS encoding pseudouridine synthase, which produces MSENTVPLLKFLCESGVGSRRKMADAIKQGLVQVNRVTAEDFRQPLDPSKDVVTLDGQRVNSAKPQSIYLMMNKPPGIITTASDEMDRQTVLELLPAKYRSLRLYPVGRLDKDSSGLLLLTNDGDLTYQLTHPKFEHEKEYWIALNGTLEPPEIQKLEQGIELDDGMTYPARIRQIQNSSLFNYSITIHEGRKRQVRRMFESLGYRVQTLKRMRIGALWLGDLKEGQVRELSKAEIRALRKPPLHGKKKG
- the dinB gene encoding DNA polymerase IV, translating into MTRRILHIDLDAFFVSVEQVLNPELRGKPVVVGGHPDSRGVVACASYEARAFGLHAAMPIATARRLCPQAIFLSGNFATYRKYSTKFFEILADFSPDIEPGGLDEAYIDMTGFEPLYGPTRETALKIKGRLRNELGLVASIGIASGKVIAKVASDFSKPDGLIEIAPGEQRAFLAPLPVKRLPGVGPKMQQVLKRIGVITIGQLAELPVSLLKKTCGVYGESLHLHANGIDESDVMAPGPAKSISREVTLQKDTLDDRLLKATLRYLTERVGADLRSQGKQSKCVTLKLRYADFDTITRSQTMKVASGVDQVIFEVGVGLLEKTLAQRRYPVRLIGIRVSSLATEASQLNMLDNSAERLVYLNKAIDRIRQKYGFGAIETGRTLPLREDFPSKTYVVE
- a CDS encoding RNA polymerase sigma factor encodes the protein MADLVERWQSGDEEAFEAFFHQYKNLVFKTALLMGSDGQEAEDVLQEVFINAWNSRRSFDPKKGKLTTWLYRITVNQSISKHRKKSTVSTSLDMIQGEGFNPVSSSEEDSPDNLENLRLMRAVDSMNDKHRPVLVLRYFNDLSYSEIAQTLNIPLGTVKSRLNEAMKNLRRKLGEVEKS
- a CDS encoding MBL fold metallo-hydrolase RNA specificity domain-containing protein, with product MLSITGYGGVGEIGGNKVLLEDQDTRLFFDFGFPFKKRARYFDENLNPRPGAGLLDLLEMGLLPPLKGIYREDLAKENLWQKFIPSPQFRKLNVDGVLLTHAHADHSGYISFLKDDIPIYTTIMTAFISKAMQDSTPPNFEREVCYSMPKGTKKGYLRSQGTYKPRPFVFMNCPALSEEAQDFWYSSPTRKTPLGTQPYRCMPEKIGKLKLQAFPVDHSIPGAAAFAVETSAGWVGYTGDLRFHGRACRQTEQFVEEMHRLAPHVLLCEGTRLKEERGATEEEVFENCLKVVNQAKGLVIADFGARNVERLITFYNIAKQTQRKLVIMGKDAYLLDAMHLASERVPSIGYSTDVLIYKDFKSRVSSWEGAIHRRYEDKIITPPYVRENAGDLILCFSFWDSLDLIDIAPPPGGTYIYSASEVFDEEGAMDMRRLANWIDHFGMKAIGLPREELNWAIPENERGYHSSGHACGTDLLDLIRRINPRILVPIHTEDPDYFIRNLKDTGIEIRVPVEGQPLNFP